Proteins from a genomic interval of Neovison vison isolate M4711 chromosome 4, ASM_NN_V1, whole genome shotgun sequence:
- the STEAP4 gene encoding metalloreductase STEAP4 has translation MEKTSTGAFPSTMNSSEKQETVCIFGTGDFGRSLALRMLQCDYSIVFGSRNPQKSSLLPNGAAVLSYLEAAQKSDIIILAVHREHYDFLKELTEVLKGKILVDISNNLKIDQYPESNAEYLAQLLPGAHVVKAFNTISAWALQSGALDANRQVFVCGNDSKAKQRVMDVVRTLGLTPLDQGSLLAAKEIENYPLQLFPMWKLPFYLSAILCVFFFFYCVIRDILYPYANGNKDSTFRLAISIPNRIFPIAALTLLALVYLPGVIAAILQLYRGTKYRRFPDWLDHWMLCRKQLGLVALGFAFLHVLYTLVIPIRYYVRWTLKNRTITQALAKTDDPFSTTTAWLNDSYIALGILGFFLFVLLGITSLPSVSNMVNWREFRFVQSKLGYLTLILCTAHTMVYGGKKFLSPSSLRWYLPSAYVIALIIPCSVLVIKFILILPCIDKTLTRIRQGWERTSKPTSNGQHLKQSSICLDSQL, from the exons ATGGAAAAGACTTCTACAGGTGCATTTCCTTCTACTATGAATTCTTCAGAAAAGCAAGAGACTGTATGTATTTTTGGAACTGGAGATTTTGGAAGATCACTGGCACTCAGAATGCTCCAGTGTgattattctattgtttttggaAGTAGAAACCCACAGAAGTCCAGTTTGCTGCCCAACGGTGCAGCGGTCCTGAGCTACTTAGAAGCAGCCCAGAAATCAGACATCATAATCTTAGCAGTCCACAGAGAGCATTATGATTTTCTCAAGGAACTAACTGAGGTgctcaaaggaaaaatattgGTCGACATCAGCAACAACCTCAAAATTGATCAGTATCCGGAATCTAATGCAGAGTACCTCGCTCAGTTGCTGCCAGGAGCCCACGTGGTAAAAGCATTTAATACCATCTCAGCCTGGGCTCTCCAGTCTGGAGCACTGGATGCAAATCGGCAG GTGTTTGTCTGTGGAAACGACAGCAAAGCCAAGCAAAGAGTGATGGATGTTGTTCGTACTCTTGGACTTACTCCACTGGATCAAGGATCTCTCCTGGCagccaaagaaattgaaaactacCCCCTGCAACTATTTCCAATGTGGAAGCTCCCCTTCTATTTGTCTGCTATTCTGtgtgtcttcttctttttctactgcGTTATAAGAGACATACTCTATCCTTATGCTAATGGCAATAAAGACAGCACATTTCGCTTGGCTATTTCCATTCCAAATCGTATCTTTCCGATAGCAGCACTTACATTGCTTGCCTTGGTTTACCTCCCTGGTGTTATTGCTGCCATTCTGCAACTGTACCGAGGGACAAAATACCGCCGATTCCCAGACTGGCTTGACCACTGGATGCTTTGCAGAAAGCAGCTTGGCTTGGTGGCACTGGGATTTGCCTTCCTTCATGTCCTCTACACACTTGTGATTCCTATTCGTTATTATGTAcgatggacactgaaaaacagaaCCATTACCCAG gcACTAGCCAAGACAGACGATCCATTTAGCACCACTACTGCCTGGCTTAATGATTCGTACATAGCTTTGGGGATCCTTGGATTTTTCCTGTTCGTCCTCTTGGGAATCACTTCCTTGCCATCAGTTAGCAACATGGTCAACTGGAGAGAATTCCGATTTGTCCAG TCCAAACTGGGTTATCTGACCCTGATCTTATGCACAGCCCACACCATGGTGTACGGCGGGAAGAAATTCCTCAGTCCTTCAAGTCTTAGATGGTATCTTCCTTCTGCCTACGTGATAGCACTCATCATTCCCTGCTCTGTGCTGGTGATCAAGTTCATCCTCATCCTGCCGTGTATAGACAAGACCCTCACACGAATCCGCCAGGGCTGGGAGAGGACCTCAAAACCAACATCAAATGGACAACATTTAAAGCAAAGTTCAATTTGCCTGGACTCCCAGCTCTAG